One genomic region from Sorangium aterium encodes:
- a CDS encoding response regulator translates to MAETPASKLHIYLIDDHPVVREGFARALSDEPDMVVVGQAGTAADALRETASCKPDVVLVDLNIPDRDGIELLGALRAQLPQAKLLVLSGYDDEFRVAEALRAGAQGYLVKTSKLEEVIEGIRRIATGGAPLSSSIAGAVVRAMRKPASEGSGGLDALTPRERQVLRLLAAGVSTRETAARLTISPKTVETHRVRIYAKLGCKSAVELTRIAVRTGLIEA, encoded by the coding sequence ATGGCGGAAACCCCTGCTAGCAAGCTGCACATCTATCTGATCGACGATCACCCCGTCGTTCGCGAAGGCTTCGCTCGAGCGCTCTCGGACGAGCCCGACATGGTCGTCGTGGGCCAGGCCGGGACGGCGGCCGATGCCCTGCGCGAGACGGCGAGCTGCAAGCCGGACGTCGTGCTCGTCGATCTCAACATCCCCGACCGGGACGGCATCGAGCTCCTCGGGGCGCTGAGAGCGCAGCTGCCTCAGGCGAAGCTCCTCGTGTTGAGCGGGTATGACGACGAGTTCCGCGTCGCCGAGGCGCTCCGCGCGGGAGCGCAGGGGTATCTCGTGAAGACCTCGAAGCTCGAGGAGGTCATCGAGGGCATCCGCCGGATCGCGACCGGTGGAGCGCCGCTTTCCTCGAGCATCGCGGGGGCTGTGGTGCGCGCGATGCGCAAGCCGGCGAGCGAGGGCTCCGGCGGCCTCGACGCGCTGACGCCGCGCGAGCGCCAGGTCCTGCGGCTGCTCGCGGCCGGCGTGTCGACGCGCGAGACGGCCGCGCGGCTGACGATCAGCCCGAAGACGGTGGAGACCCACCGCGTGCGCATCTACGCGAAGCTCGGGTGCAAGAGCGCGGTCGAGCTGACCCGCATCGCGGTCCGCACCGGGCTCATCGAGGCGTAA
- a CDS encoding pentapeptide repeat-containing protein yields the protein MAKKPPIAPPSAGATQDEGTQPAKPEQFHGSALAGASFDDVDLRNARLHNVSLAEAELDDVDLRNARLHNVSLAEAELDDVSLAGARLRNVSLAEAELDDVDLRDARLHNATLAGASLDDISLARARIDDADAAETRWSDASLRRARFEGSDLREVEIVGCAIDGLTIDGVRIDRLLEEAKDRSRASQAPKATEKEAPPKKPKRERKP from the coding sequence ATGGCCAAGAAGCCCCCCATCGCGCCGCCGAGCGCGGGCGCCACGCAAGACGAGGGCACCCAGCCGGCGAAGCCCGAGCAGTTTCACGGCTCGGCGCTCGCCGGGGCCAGCTTCGACGACGTCGACCTTCGCAACGCGCGCCTGCACAACGTCTCGCTCGCGGAGGCCGAGCTCGACGACGTCGACCTTCGCAACGCGCGCCTGCACAACGTCTCGCTCGCGGAGGCCGAGCTCGACGACGTCTCTCTCGCCGGCGCGCGCCTGCGCAATGTCTCGCTCGCGGAGGCCGAGCTCGACGACGTCGACCTTCGCGACGCGCGCCTGCACAACGCGACCCTTGCCGGCGCCTCGCTCGACGACATCTCGCTCGCCCGCGCGCGCATCGACGACGCCGACGCCGCCGAGACCCGCTGGTCCGACGCGAGCCTGCGCCGCGCTCGCTTCGAGGGGTCGGACCTCCGCGAGGTCGAGATCGTCGGCTGCGCGATCGACGGGCTCACCATCGACGGCGTGCGGATCGATCGCCTGCTCGAGGAGGCGAAGGATCGATCACGCGCGAGCCAGGCCCCGAAGGCCACCGAGAAGGAAGCGCCGCCGAAGAAGCCGAAAAGGGAGCGAAAACCGTAG
- a CDS encoding alpha/beta fold hydrolase, translated as MNAHAGFVPHHALVSAPSAAPARWMLVLHGIFGSGANWRTFIRRLAEAQAAEGAPPAAARPWGFILVDLRAHGMSQSPPAPHTIAAAAEDLLRLGDRLGLDIRGVMGHSFGGKVALAYLERRPTGIERGFILDADPSARPAGESGSESPGVLAMLRAIPQPIPSREAFLEAVHAAGFSRGIADWLAMNVRREGDGFRIRLDLDILNELLTDYFARDLWHVLEDPPAPAGPGVEERRIHVVLGGRSASISPASRDRFEALAARAPWLSVHVLPRAGHWLHVDDPEGLFDVMRAAL; from the coding sequence ATGAACGCACACGCCGGCTTCGTGCCCCACCACGCCCTCGTCTCCGCCCCCTCCGCGGCGCCTGCCCGCTGGATGCTCGTGCTGCACGGCATCTTCGGCTCGGGCGCCAACTGGCGCACCTTCATCCGACGCCTCGCCGAGGCGCAAGCCGCCGAGGGCGCGCCTCCTGCCGCCGCCCGGCCGTGGGGCTTCATCCTTGTCGACCTGCGGGCCCACGGCATGTCGCAGAGCCCGCCTGCGCCGCACACCATCGCGGCGGCCGCGGAGGATCTTCTCCGGCTGGGCGACCGCCTCGGCCTCGATATCCGCGGCGTGATGGGCCATTCGTTCGGCGGCAAGGTGGCGCTCGCCTATCTCGAGCGCCGGCCGACGGGGATCGAGCGCGGCTTCATCCTCGACGCCGATCCGAGCGCGAGGCCCGCCGGCGAGAGCGGATCGGAGAGCCCCGGCGTGCTCGCGATGCTCCGCGCGATCCCGCAGCCGATCCCGTCGCGCGAGGCGTTCCTCGAGGCGGTGCACGCCGCCGGGTTCAGCCGCGGCATCGCGGACTGGCTGGCGATGAATGTCCGCCGCGAGGGCGACGGCTTCCGCATCCGGCTCGACCTCGACATCCTGAACGAGCTGCTCACCGACTATTTCGCCCGCGATCTGTGGCACGTCCTGGAGGACCCGCCGGCGCCGGCCGGCCCGGGCGTGGAGGAGCGGCGCATCCACGTCGTCCTCGGCGGCAGATCCGCGTCGATCTCACCGGCCTCGCGCGACCGCTTCGAGGCGCTCGCGGCGCGCGCGCCCTGGCTCTCGGTCCACGTCCTCCCGCGCGCCGGCCACTGGCTCCACGTCGACGATCCGGAGGGCCTCTTCGACGTGATGCGGGCGGCCTTGTGA
- the xth gene encoding exodeoxyribonuclease III, with the protein MRIASWNVNSIRTRLEQLTSWLVRAAPDVVCMQETKVEDGSFPEAALSEVGYRSVVFGQKSYNGVAIATRFGLSVDDVKKGLDGDEQDVARRMLAATIEGIRVINVYVPNGQAVGTPAFAYKLAWLERLRSELDARYRPDQEIVICGDFNVAPEAIDVAEPKKWEGQVLFHPDERAALGRLMEWGLVDAFRACHPAKEAYSWWDYRMGAFRRNKGLRIDLALVTRPLAARCTDVSIDTRPRELQRPSDHAPVVVELADGAAPPGAAPAA; encoded by the coding sequence ATGCGCATCGCGTCCTGGAACGTGAACTCCATCCGCACGCGGCTCGAGCAGCTCACGAGCTGGCTGGTCCGCGCCGCGCCCGACGTCGTTTGCATGCAGGAGACGAAGGTCGAGGACGGCAGCTTCCCCGAGGCCGCGCTCTCCGAGGTGGGCTATCGCTCGGTCGTCTTCGGCCAGAAGTCCTACAACGGGGTCGCGATCGCCACGCGCTTCGGCCTCTCGGTCGACGACGTGAAGAAGGGCCTCGACGGCGACGAGCAGGACGTCGCCCGGCGGATGCTGGCGGCGACGATCGAGGGGATCCGGGTCATCAACGTCTACGTGCCCAACGGCCAGGCGGTGGGCACGCCGGCCTTCGCCTACAAGCTCGCGTGGCTGGAGCGGCTGCGGAGCGAGCTCGACGCGCGCTACCGTCCGGATCAGGAGATCGTGATCTGCGGCGATTTCAACGTGGCGCCCGAGGCGATCGACGTCGCCGAGCCGAAGAAGTGGGAGGGGCAGGTGCTCTTCCATCCGGACGAGCGGGCCGCGCTGGGGCGCCTGATGGAGTGGGGGCTCGTGGACGCGTTCCGCGCCTGCCACCCCGCCAAGGAGGCGTACAGCTGGTGGGACTACCGGATGGGCGCGTTCAGGCGCAACAAGGGCCTCCGCATCGATCTGGCGCTGGTGACGCGCCCGCTCGCCGCGCGCTGCACCGATGTGTCGATCGACACGCGCCCGCGGGAGCTCCAGCGCCCCTCCGATCACGCGCCGGTCGTGGTGGAGCTCGCGGACGGCGCCGCGCCGCCTGGGGCCGCGCCGGCGGCCTGA
- a CDS encoding penicillin-insensitive murein endopeptidase — translation MPLLRPPSRRCLAFRGPVAALLLALSLAAPAQGAPSTHTGAQPAAAEQQPGKSPQNKRRAARRSSADGEGEARAARSSRSKEKAQERASKKRAAKRDDASRAERDGTAADADERKPLSKGAPNRGRLTGAVRLRSSRHLKAREGARTWGLPVLVKTLRRAAFQVAKKHGDSALLVGDLSARTGGALDGHNSHQTGRDADVGFYVVNSKGKTLRMDRFVAFDDEGNAIGLPGARFDDARNWALVQALLEDRQAGVKYLFVTDALRARLLAHAAKKRVPADLRARAAAAMMSPRDADLHNDHFHIRVMCPPSMRGACIEESLARPACAADEAKQALASGAPAATDTDIYGVPSTAAPTVADGARATAAPAGADGARATAAPAGADGARATAAPAAAIAPPTTAPGARPIAAPR, via the coding sequence ATGCCGCTGCTCCGCCCGCCCTCTCGGCGCTGCCTTGCGTTCCGAGGCCCCGTCGCCGCCCTCCTGCTCGCCCTCTCGCTCGCTGCGCCGGCCCAGGGCGCTCCCTCGACCCATACGGGCGCGCAGCCGGCCGCGGCCGAGCAGCAGCCGGGCAAGAGCCCGCAGAACAAGCGCCGCGCCGCGCGGCGGAGCTCGGCCGACGGCGAAGGTGAGGCGCGGGCGGCGCGCAGCAGCCGATCCAAGGAGAAGGCCCAGGAGCGGGCCAGCAAGAAGCGCGCGGCGAAGCGGGACGACGCGTCCCGCGCGGAGCGCGACGGCACCGCCGCCGACGCCGACGAGCGGAAGCCGCTGTCGAAGGGCGCTCCGAACCGCGGGCGGCTGACCGGCGCCGTGCGGCTCCGATCGTCGAGGCACCTCAAGGCGCGCGAGGGCGCCAGGACGTGGGGGCTGCCCGTGCTCGTGAAGACCCTGCGGCGCGCCGCCTTCCAGGTGGCCAAGAAGCACGGCGACTCGGCGCTGCTCGTCGGCGACCTCTCCGCCAGGACGGGCGGCGCGCTCGACGGGCACAACTCCCACCAGACGGGGCGCGACGCCGACGTCGGGTTCTACGTCGTCAACTCGAAGGGCAAGACCCTCCGCATGGATCGGTTCGTGGCGTTCGACGACGAGGGCAACGCCATCGGCCTCCCCGGCGCGCGGTTCGACGACGCGCGCAACTGGGCGCTCGTCCAGGCGCTGCTCGAGGACCGGCAGGCAGGCGTCAAGTACCTGTTCGTGACCGACGCGCTGCGGGCGCGGCTGCTCGCGCACGCAGCGAAGAAGCGCGTCCCGGCAGACCTCCGGGCCCGGGCCGCGGCCGCGATGATGAGCCCCAGGGACGCCGACCTGCACAACGACCACTTCCACATCCGCGTGATGTGCCCTCCGTCGATGCGCGGCGCCTGCATCGAGGAGTCGCTGGCCCGCCCCGCGTGCGCCGCCGATGAAGCGAAGCAGGCGCTCGCCTCCGGAGCGCCCGCGGCGACGGACACGGACATCTACGGCGTGCCTTCCACGGCGGCGCCGACGGTGGCCGACGGAGCGCGCGCCACGGCCGCACCGGCGGGTGCCGACGGAGCGCGCGCCACGGCCGCACCGGCGGGTGCCGACGGAGCGCGCGCCACGGCCGCACCGGCGGCCGCGATCGCGCCGCCCACCACGGCCCCAGGCGCTCGCCCGATCGCCGCGCCCCGCTGA
- a CDS encoding phage holin family protein encodes MQRQPSIGPSQTDRSAQDLAADAVHEAKKLLGAELALARRDLRRSAAALSRSAIAFGVAGVAGLAGIDALMVSLAVGQRRNHPARSTAVGLGLLALAAAAALVGRSALPRSPLPIAARIASDIEDVAQRVVG; translated from the coding sequence ATGCAACGACAGCCGTCCATCGGTCCATCACAAACCGATCGCAGCGCGCAGGACCTCGCCGCCGACGCGGTCCACGAGGCGAAGAAGCTCCTCGGCGCGGAGCTCGCGCTCGCCAGGCGCGATCTCCGCCGGTCGGCCGCTGCCCTCTCGCGCTCGGCGATCGCGTTCGGCGTCGCGGGGGTCGCGGGGCTCGCCGGCATCGACGCGCTGATGGTGTCGCTGGCCGTGGGGCAGCGCCGCAATCATCCGGCGCGCTCGACCGCCGTGGGGCTCGGGCTGCTCGCGCTCGCGGCCGCCGCGGCGCTCGTGGGGCGGTCGGCGCTGCCCCGCAGCCCGCTGCCGATCGCCGCGCGCATCGCATCGGACATCGAGGACGTCGCCCAGCGCGTGGTGGGGTGA
- a CDS encoding sugar porter family MFS transporter, with protein sequence MAEPAAQQGHGRGEEPLSTVRIALIASVAALGGFLFGFDTAVINGAIGALERVFTAHPGTVGLSVSSALLGAAAGAVLAGRLADRYGRTRTMIATSLLFVVSAAGSGAAISPWDFSAWRVLGGMAIGAASVVAPAYIAEIAPAHLRGRLGSLQQLAIVLGIFVALLGDYGIATSAGSAASPFWLGAQAWRWMFWSAIPPALLYGLGALLIPESPRHLVARGRVDEALAVLRDLLGASAQAKLVEIQRTLSSERRPRLADLRGRAGLLRIVWIGIGLSAFQQLVGINVIFYYSSVLWQAVGFSERSSLAITVITGVTNIVTTLVAIATVDRVGRRPLLLAGSIGMTLTLGAMAAVFGAAGEDAAGNPVLTGAAGPAALLAANLYVFCFGASWGPVTWVLLGEMFENRIRALALSIAAAAQWLANFLVSATFPALKAAGLGIAYGLYTAAAAASLVFVVAFIPETKGKELEEM encoded by the coding sequence ATGGCAGAGCCCGCGGCGCAGCAGGGGCATGGACGCGGCGAGGAGCCCCTATCGACGGTACGGATCGCCCTGATCGCGTCCGTCGCCGCGCTGGGTGGCTTCCTGTTCGGGTTCGACACCGCCGTGATCAACGGCGCTATCGGCGCGCTGGAGAGGGTATTCACTGCGCACCCGGGAACCGTGGGCCTGTCCGTGTCCTCCGCCTTGCTCGGCGCGGCTGCCGGCGCGGTGCTCGCGGGCAGGCTGGCGGACCGTTACGGCCGGACGCGGACGATGATCGCGACCTCCCTGCTGTTCGTCGTCAGCGCGGCGGGCTCGGGGGCGGCGATCTCGCCCTGGGATTTCAGCGCGTGGAGGGTGCTCGGCGGCATGGCCATCGGCGCGGCCAGCGTCGTCGCTCCGGCCTACATCGCGGAGATCGCGCCGGCCCACCTGCGCGGCCGCCTCGGATCGCTCCAGCAGCTCGCGATCGTGCTCGGCATCTTCGTCGCCCTGCTCGGCGATTACGGCATCGCGACGTCCGCGGGCTCGGCGGCGAGCCCGTTCTGGCTCGGGGCACAGGCCTGGCGATGGATGTTCTGGAGCGCCATCCCACCGGCGCTCCTCTACGGGCTCGGCGCGCTGCTCATCCCGGAGTCTCCGCGCCACCTCGTGGCGAGGGGGCGTGTGGACGAGGCGCTCGCCGTGCTCCGTGACCTCCTCGGCGCGTCCGCCCAGGCGAAGCTCGTCGAGATCCAGAGGACGCTCTCGTCCGAGCGCCGGCCCAGGCTCGCGGATCTGCGGGGGCGCGCTGGACTGCTCCGCATCGTCTGGATCGGCATCGGCCTCTCTGCGTTTCAGCAGCTCGTGGGCATCAACGTCATCTTCTATTACTCGAGCGTCCTCTGGCAGGCGGTCGGCTTCTCCGAGCGAAGCTCGCTTGCCATCACGGTCATCACCGGCGTCACGAACATCGTGACCACCCTCGTCGCCATCGCGACCGTCGACCGCGTCGGGCGCAGGCCGCTGCTCCTCGCGGGATCCATCGGCATGACGCTGACGCTCGGCGCCATGGCGGCCGTGTTCGGCGCCGCGGGCGAGGACGCCGCGGGTAACCCCGTCCTGACGGGCGCTGCCGGCCCCGCCGCGCTGCTCGCCGCCAACCTGTATGTCTTCTGCTTCGGGGCGTCCTGGGGCCCGGTGACCTGGGTGCTGCTCGGCGAGATGTTCGAGAACCGCATCCGCGCCCTCGCCCTCTCGATCGCGGCCGCCGCGCAGTGGCTGGCGAACTTCCTCGTGAGCGCGACCTTCCCCGCGCTCAAGGCGGCCGGCCTGGGCATCGCCTACGGGCTCTACACCGCCGCCGCGGCGGCCTCGCTCGTGTTCGTCGTCGCCTTCATCCCCGAGACGAAGGGCAAGGAGCTCGAGGAGATGTGA
- a CDS encoding SDR family NAD(P)-dependent oxidoreductase, whose protein sequence is MEHDKVALITGANHGIGLELTRRLLSEGFQVIALNRSGFPEEDPLIREGLERRRLRVHNADLSDFEGLRRALGAIKESEEKIDVLFNNAGGSAPELTFSRQGRELHFELQTVVPYVIAMELRELLRKGDLKTVVNTSSNAFEMTRRFDPEALERPASFKQLFGPYATSKLALSLWTREVAPLLAGDGIKIRSVDPGPNNTLRKGKRSGLPFYVQPLMRFLFPPPSQGASRLYEAAFGANRELSGVYLKKDRAKDLPFREHGPRVLEKVRSIHEREFAAR, encoded by the coding sequence ATGGAACACGACAAGGTCGCGCTCATCACGGGCGCAAACCACGGTATTGGGCTCGAGCTCACGCGTCGTCTGCTGTCGGAGGGCTTCCAGGTCATCGCGCTGAATCGCTCGGGCTTCCCCGAGGAGGATCCGTTGATCCGGGAGGGCCTCGAGCGCCGGAGGCTCCGTGTCCACAACGCGGATCTGTCCGATTTCGAGGGCCTCAGGCGGGCGCTCGGCGCCATCAAGGAGAGTGAAGAGAAGATCGACGTGCTGTTCAACAACGCCGGCGGCAGCGCCCCGGAGCTGACCTTCTCCAGGCAAGGCCGCGAGCTGCACTTCGAGCTCCAGACGGTGGTGCCGTATGTCATCGCGATGGAGCTCAGAGAGCTGCTGCGGAAGGGGGACTTGAAGACGGTCGTGAACACCTCCTCCAATGCATTCGAGATGACGAGGCGCTTCGACCCCGAAGCCCTGGAGCGCCCGGCGTCGTTCAAGCAGCTCTTCGGCCCCTACGCGACCTCCAAGCTCGCGCTCTCCCTCTGGACGCGTGAGGTGGCGCCGCTGCTCGCGGGGGACGGGATCAAGATCCGGAGCGTGGATCCCGGGCCCAACAACACGCTGAGGAAGGGAAAGCGGTCGGGGCTGCCGTTTTACGTGCAGCCGCTGATGAGGTTCCTGTTCCCGCCCCCGAGCCAGGGGGCTTCGCGGCTCTACGAGGCGGCGTTCGGCGCGAACCGGGAGCTCTCGGGCGTCTATCTGAAGAAGGACCGCGCCAAGGATCTCCCGTTCCGGGAGCACGGCCCGAGGGTGCTGGAGAAGGTGAGATCCATCCACGAGCGGGAGTTCGCCGCCCGCTGA